One window of Papaver somniferum cultivar HN1 chromosome 9, ASM357369v1, whole genome shotgun sequence genomic DNA carries:
- the LOC113312903 gene encoding uncharacterized protein LOC113312903, translated as MGGVKAFRSAVDKYKMDTGHKIVILKNDKTRFTAKCEEDGCAWRIHFGPVNGDTSRFVLKDSNAHRLKSPAVTTKLVKHLIVDNLQGDPSLKSRQIMSLFKKTYGSNIKYHHARRGKEAVFEEQYGDDEKSYSDFTWYLRPMIYLDATFLTGRYRGTLMAATCINGNNEFYPFAFAIVSSENKDNWFWFLENLQHVVDGRLIVFLSDRHEGLLQGIPKYFPNSHHSYCFYHIKCNLPIGSGDANSKPVLDLFYKAAYSYTPANFEEALRAMHAIGAGHVANYIRTIPKEKWANVFFPVCRYGAHSSNLAESFNNRVLPFKKLHAFVLLDAIRYLYTCSSVILQLCVMEKMSERRILGLETFNTRLTPEYEALLKENIDIGRTWTVLQSMERLYEVRWRVNGFPCAHACAAIQATREDIYSFIETYFTTEWYNMTYQEIILPIPNYDKPQSYDPSDRVIVPIPVPPPGR; from the exons ATGGGTGGTGTTAAAGCTTTTAGGAGTGCTGTCGATAAGTACAAGATGGATACAGGTCACAAGATTGTTATTCTTAAAAATGACAAAACTCGTTTTACTGCAAAGTGTGAAGAAGATGGTTGTGCTTGGAGGATTCATTTTGGGCCTGTGAATGGTGATACTTCTCGGTTCGTGCTGAAAGATTCAAACGCTCACAG gttgaagagtcctgCGGTAACAACCAAGTTAGTCAAACATTTGATCGTTGACAATTTACAAGGTGATCCTAGCTTAAAATCCAGACAGATCATGTCACTTTTCAAGAAAacttatgggtccaatattaagtatcaccatgcccgtaGAGGGAAAGAAGCTGTATTTGAAGAACAGTATGGCGATGACGAGAAGTCGTATAGCGATTTTACTTG GTATCTCAggcccatgatttacttggatgctactttccttactggtagataCAGGGGTACTCTTATGGCTGCTACATGTATCAACGGAAACAATGAGTTTTACCCATTTGCTTTTGCTATTGTTTCTTCTGAAAACAAAgataattggttttggtttctggagAATCTTCAACATGTTGTCGATGGTCGTCTgattgttttccttagtgatcgtCATGAAGGACTTCTGCAGggcattccaaaatattttcctaattcacATCACAGCTATTGCTTTTACCACATCAAATGCAATCTCCCCATTGGATCAGGTGATGCGAATTCGAAGCCCGttcttgatttgttttacaaagctgCGTACTCTTACACACCAGCAAACTTTGAAGAAGCTTTGAGGGCAATGCATGCAATTGGAGCTGGACATGTTGCTAACTATATCAGGACTATTCCAAAGGAGAAATGGGCAAATGTGTTTTTCCCTGTATGCAGATATGGTGCTCACTCTTCAAATCTTGCCGAGTCCTTTAACAACCGGGTTCTTCCTTTCAAAAAGTTGCATGCTTTTGTTCTTCTCGATGCGATACG ATACTTGTACACGTGTTCATCTGTGATTCTGCAACTGTGT GTTATGGAGAAAATGTCTGAGAGAAGGATACTAGGTCTGGAAACATTCAACACTAGGCTCACTCCTGAATATGAGGCTTTACTAAAGGAAAACATCGacattggtcgtacttggactGTTCTTCAGTCCATGGAAAGATTGTATGAAGTCAG GTGGCGAGTGAATGGTTTTCCTTGTGCGCATGCTTGTGCTGCCATTCAAGCTACTAGAGAAGACATCTATTCATTTATTGAGACATACTTCACCACCGAATGGTACAACATGACATATCAAGAGATCATCTTGCCAATCCCCAATTATGACAAGCCGCAgtcttatgatcctagtgatagggttATTGTTCCTATTCCTGTTCCTCCACCGGGTAGATGA
- the LOC113312904 gene encoding uncharacterized protein LOC113312904: MAAAMRILRYIKGTLGYGIKFTKGSSFLLGFSDAYWAGCIDDRRSTGGYCIFLGNNIVYWSYKKQTTVARSSTEAEYRTLAHSAAEIVWICFILQDLHFPLPGVPNKPDKFINAVLNHGEHSAVFRVNTKIIVEELKHLACKHWRSLSPGSICFSYMNNAQVVFVTGDIQLQSLIGFMILIDNEDVYLHVDMIPNHTSRSKSSCSRSSGSKSGCSSSSSSCSKSACEIESPKMVRVLDHDADKGKPLIIDE; encoded by the exons ATGGCGGCTGCCATGAGAATCCTAAGATACATCAAAGGCACACTGGGTTACGGAATCAAATTCACAAAGGGCAGTTCATTCTTATTAGGGTTCTCTGATGCTTATTGGGCCGGATGCATTGATGACAGACGATCCACAGGAGGCTACTGCATTTTTCTTGGCAATAACATCGTCTACTGGTCATATAAAAAGCAAACCACAGTTGCACGTTCAAGCACAGAGGCAGAATATCGCACACTAGCTCACAGTGCTGCTGAGATTGTCTGGATATGCTTTATTCTGCAAGATCTTCACTTTCCCTTACCAG GGGTACCAAATAAGCCTGACAAGTTTATTAATgctgttttgaatcatggtgagcaCTCTGCTGTTTTTCGTGTTAATACTAAAATAATCGTAGAAGAACTGAAGCATTTAGCATGCAAGCACTGGAGGTCTTTGTCTCCTGGGAGTATATGTTTCAGCTATATGAACAATGCTCAAGTAGTTTTTGTGACAGGTGATATACAACTGCAAAGCTTAATTGGTTTCAtgattcttattgataatgaagatgtCTATTTGCATGTGGATATGATTCCGAATCATACTTCTCGTTCTAAGTCTAGTTGTAGCAGAAGTTCTGGTTCTAAGTCTGGTTGCAGCAGTAGTTCTAGTTCTTGTTCTAAGTCTGCTTGTGAAATTGAAAGTCCTAAGATGGTAAGGGTGTTAGATCATGATGCAGACAAGGGGAAGCCTCTTATTATCGATGAATGA